The Paenibacillus sp. FSL W8-0426 region CTTTACCGCCATCACCTGCACGAGCATCATGGCAGACATGAAAAAGAGCAGCAGAATCGGCTGCAGCACAACAATGGCGCGCACAAGCGGCTGCGAGAAGAGATAAGCGAAGGAGCCTCTCCACTCCTGAACAAAGGTGGTTTTGGCGGTCGTTGTCCGTTCCACGGATGGAAAACGGCCGGCAGCCGCCACGCAGACCGCCGAGATCAAAAACGTGCTTGCCGTAACGAGAATGGCATAGAAGCCGCCGATCAGCGCCACCGCCGCTCCTGCCGCAGCAAGTCCGCTGATCCGGGCAATGTTGTCGACCAAATGGATTGCGCCCGTAGCCTGCTGCAGATGTGGCTTGCCGACCAGGCGGCTAACCGAAGCGTAAAAGGCAGGTGCCTGAAACAAGCTGGAGAACATCGACAGGCCAAGCATGAGCAGCAGCAATGGAAAAGGGGCATGCAGCACAAACAGGCTTACGGCAATGGTCGCGGCCATAAAAGCCCGGAACAGATCCGAGGACAGCATCAATGTGCGACGGTCAAAGCGATCTGCCAGCGTGCCTGCAAGGGAACCGAAAACAAAGCTGACCGCCATGTTGCAAATTTGCACGGCGGCCATGCTCTTGGCGCTGCCCGTCGTCTGCAAGACCCACAAGCTGATGGCAATGCCGTTGAAACAATCGCCGAAGACGGAAATGCCGTAGCCGTAAAGCAGTCTTCGAAAAGCTTTGTTGTGCCGCAATGCCGGTTCGGACGCGGTATCGTTTGCAGGACAAGCCGTACCCATGCCTGCGTGCAAATCCGCAGAGCCGGAGCCCGAATCCACCGGACGAACAGTATCCATAATTTCGTTTCCCTCCCGATTGTATCGATCATTCCAGCCGTAAATAGGACATGCATGAAAAGCGCTCCGAAAGAAGGGGACATTGTGCGGTTCCTTCGTTCAAAGCGCCTGAAGAGATGATGATTGTATGTTTATCCTTTGGAGGCTCCTGTC contains the following coding sequences:
- a CDS encoding MFS transporter; translated protein: MDTVRPVDSGSGSADLHAGMGTACPANDTASEPALRHNKAFRRLLYGYGISVFGDCFNGIAISLWVLQTTGSAKSMAAVQICNMAVSFVFGSLAGTLADRFDRRTLMLSSDLFRAFMAATIAVSLFVLHAPFPLLLLMLGLSMFSSLFQAPAFYASVSRLVGKPHLQQATGAIHLVDNIARISGLAAAGAAVALIGGFYAILVTASTFLISAVCVAAAGRFPSVERTTTAKTTFVQEWRGSFAYLFSQPLVRAIVVLQPILLLFFMSAMMLVQVMAVKVWQANPVQFGLIETCIPLGYMLGSAGLMAMAGRMKHRGRWIFVGLLLLGPLYAALSYITSPYWALPLIVAGGAMFACCTMLPQIMVRAEVPDELQGRVYGVMGTLTSTAPIIGLSVVSVWADRYGAPVVLEGLGALLLLTAFVMAVAMKPIRAYK